In Lewinellaceae bacterium, a single window of DNA contains:
- a CDS encoding inorganic phosphate transporter, protein METLYFVLVLVLFFLAISDLVVGVSNDAVNFLNSAIGAKAASFKTILAVAALGILIGTTFSSGMMEVARKGIFNPQYFYFSEIMILFLAVMVTDVLLLDAFNTFGLPTSTTVSLVFELLGAATAISIIKVYTDPNALPFYEYINSAKALAIISGILVSVVIAFSVGMAVQYLSRALFSFDYEKRLRYLGAPWGGLAIAAITYFMVIKGAEGASFLTEDVTNYFNDHTFAILAVAFIGSTVALQLLALFTKFDILKFIVLVGTFALAMAFAGNDLVNFIGVPLAGFHSYEIFTQSGNSQPGNFLMEGLAGKVSTPTYMLLVAGLVMVITLWTSKKARSVIKTSLDLGRQDAGGYERFSASMVSRSIVRGSVNIAAYLENITPEKWRKNLSRQFDEQPFLQKQAAQGKEAPAFDMVRASVTLIVSSILIAMGTTLKLPLSTTYVTFMAFMGASLADGAWGRESAVYRVTGMLSVVGGWFFTALSAFTIAFIIAVIFYYGGMVAIAIMLIIAAFLIYRTHKYHNEKLEEEADTGLETEETLTKERVVEKSLQRISEILGKYKRLLDNTLQGLAQESLPALKAASRESGQLYKKTVNLRHKATYSLGHLPGNDLLAGQYYILEADYLHEMALSIREIVKSSLEHVSNHHKPLLPAQIEELNSINDGLKRRFDFIVNTLKDYDPDKIPVLKAELQLLIKGIQNARKNQIKRIQNKEVGTRNSTLFFNYLGEYRNLALFSSRILRVYEEMIIHGEEEEETMPQTPTSPGT, encoded by the coding sequence ATGGAAACTTTGTATTTTGTTCTTGTTCTCGTCCTTTTTTTCTTAGCTATTTCCGACCTGGTCGTAGGTGTCAGCAATGATGCCGTCAATTTCCTGAATTCCGCTATTGGCGCCAAAGCGGCCTCCTTCAAAACCATTCTGGCGGTGGCGGCCCTGGGCATTCTGATCGGCACTACCTTCTCCAGTGGCATGATGGAAGTGGCCAGAAAGGGAATTTTCAATCCCCAATATTTTTACTTCTCGGAGATCATGATCCTGTTTCTGGCAGTAATGGTCACCGATGTGCTGCTCCTTGATGCATTCAATACCTTCGGCCTGCCAACCTCCACGACGGTATCCCTGGTCTTTGAATTGCTGGGCGCCGCCACAGCCATATCCATCATAAAAGTATATACTGACCCCAACGCTCTGCCATTCTATGAATACATCAATTCTGCGAAGGCATTGGCTATCATCTCCGGCATATTGGTGTCAGTCGTCATCGCTTTCTCGGTGGGCATGGCCGTCCAATACCTGAGCCGGGCCTTGTTTTCTTTTGATTACGAAAAAAGGCTCCGGTACCTGGGCGCGCCCTGGGGCGGGCTGGCCATTGCCGCCATCACCTACTTCATGGTTATCAAAGGAGCGGAAGGCGCTTCCTTTCTGACTGAAGATGTTACCAATTACTTCAATGACCATACCTTTGCCATACTGGCCGTGGCCTTTATAGGTTCTACGGTGGCGCTCCAGTTGCTGGCCTTGTTTACCAAATTCGATATTCTCAAATTTATTGTACTGGTTGGCACCTTTGCCCTGGCCATGGCCTTTGCCGGCAATGACCTGGTGAACTTCATCGGGGTGCCGCTGGCAGGCTTCCATTCCTATGAAATATTCACCCAGAGTGGCAACAGCCAGCCCGGCAACTTTCTGATGGAAGGGCTGGCCGGCAAAGTTTCCACCCCCACTTATATGTTGCTGGTTGCCGGGCTGGTCATGGTGATCACCTTGTGGACTTCCAAAAAGGCCCGCTCGGTGATAAAAACTTCGCTGGACCTGGGCAGGCAGGATGCCGGCGGGTACGAACGGTTTTCCGCTTCCATGGTGTCCCGCTCCATCGTCCGGGGCTCGGTCAACATTGCCGCCTATCTCGAAAATATCACACCGGAAAAGTGGCGCAAAAACCTCAGCCGACAGTTTGACGAACAACCATTCCTCCAAAAGCAGGCCGCCCAAGGCAAAGAAGCGCCGGCTTTTGATATGGTCCGGGCTTCCGTCACCCTGATCGTTTCGAGTATCCTCATCGCGATGGGCACAACCCTGAAATTGCCCTTATCCACCACCTATGTGACCTTCATGGCCTTTATGGGCGCCTCCCTGGCCGACGGGGCGTGGGGGAGGGAAAGCGCGGTGTACCGCGTCACCGGAATGCTTTCGGTAGTTGGAGGTTGGTTCTTTACGGCTCTTTCCGCTTTTACCATAGCCTTTATTATAGCCGTCATCTTTTACTACGGCGGCATGGTGGCCATTGCCATCATGCTGATCATTGCCGCTTTCCTTATTTACCGGACCCACAAATACCACAATGAGAAGCTGGAAGAAGAGGCCGATACGGGCCTGGAAACGGAGGAAACCCTCACTAAAGAAAGGGTCGTCGAGAAAAGCCTGCAACGCATATCGGAAATTCTTGGCAAGTATAAGAGGCTTCTCGATAACACTTTGCAGGGCTTGGCACAGGAAAGCCTGCCCGCCCTGAAAGCTGCATCCCGGGAATCCGGCCAGCTTTACAAAAAAACGGTGAACCTCAGGCATAAAGCCACCTACTCACTGGGCCATCTGCCTGGCAATGACCTGCTGGCCGGCCAATATTATATTCTCGAAGCGGATTACCTCCATGAAATGGCCCTCAGCATCCGGGAAATTGTCAAATCCAGCCTGGAGCACGTCAGCAATCACCATAAGCCTTTGCTGCCGGCACAGATTGAGGAATTAAATTCTATCAATGATGGCCTGAAAAGGCGCTTCGATTTCATCGTCAACACCCTGAAGGACTACGATCCGGATAAAATACCTGTATTAAAGGCCGAGTTGCAGTTGTTGATCAAAGGCATCCAAAACGCACGGAAAAACCAGATCAAAAGGATTCAAAATAAAGAGGTAGGGACACGGAACAGCACTTTGTTCTTCAACTACCTGGGAGAATACCGCAACCTGGCCCTCTTCTCCAGCCGCATCCTGAGGGTATACGAAGAGATGATTATCCATGGAGAGGAAGAAGAGGAGACAATGCCTCAAACCCCTACTTCGCCAGGAACTTGA
- a CDS encoding RNA polymerase sigma factor: MHAEAASDLLPVLLGCRKRQRSSQHELYQRFYAYGMSISIRYADTEDEAIQILNDSFMKVFRHIKKFDLQKPFKPWFRQIVVNTAINHVRKQQKFKREVQMEEANNISTGEDILSKISYQELMAMVQSLTTAYRMVFNMYVIDGFKHEEIAQALGISVGTSKSNLSKARGKLREMIQKNLNTRYA, translated from the coding sequence ATGCACGCTGAAGCCGCATCCGATCTGCTACCCGTTCTTCTGGGCTGCCGCAAACGGCAGCGCAGCAGCCAGCATGAACTGTACCAACGGTTCTACGCCTACGGCATGAGCATTTCGATCCGTTATGCAGATACGGAGGATGAGGCCATTCAAATCCTGAATGACAGTTTTATGAAAGTGTTCCGGCACATCAAAAAATTCGACCTGCAGAAACCCTTCAAACCCTGGTTCAGGCAGATTGTGGTGAATACAGCGATCAACCACGTTCGGAAACAGCAAAAGTTCAAAAGAGAAGTTCAGATGGAGGAAGCCAATAACATTTCCACAGGTGAGGACATTCTGAGCAAGATCAGCTACCAGGAGCTCATGGCCATGGTGCAGTCTCTCACCACTGCCTATCGCATGGTATTCAATATGTACGTCATCGACGGTTTTAAGCACGAAGAGATCGCCCAAGCGCTGGGAATTAGCGTGGGGACATCCAAATCCAACCTGTCTAAAGCCCGGGGCAAGCTCAGGGAGATGATCCAGAAAAATTTAAATACCCGCTATGCCTGA
- a CDS encoding retropepsin-like domain-containing protein — MKWTAVLLISSMLVNAVPAGTQSGTLEKIPFELVNGLVLVNATINGDTGSFILDTGSPMVVVNPKNVEGLQLGNTQHSYAYKGQPVKVNHFSWAGIEREGMDALAMDISHLENASHRKILGVIGYDVLNKYEVMFDCRNQVLLLYEPSNSWIHQREAPLFSFRFQMRGQLPVIKARIGGKKVHLGLDTGGTTNLLSEKLMEQLPSSSIGKVKQEKILGVANIPEYKKSALIDGIEVDGKAMPVSHFLFTDLSHLKSLHIEGLLAMPFLSKFRFAINYKKKRVYVWSHGEEIIYRAI, encoded by the coding sequence ATGAAATGGACTGCTGTGTTGTTGATTTCGTCGATGCTTGTGAATGCGGTACCTGCGGGCACCCAATCCGGCACTTTGGAAAAAATACCGTTCGAGCTGGTGAACGGCCTCGTTCTGGTTAATGCAACCATAAACGGCGATACCGGGAGTTTTATTCTGGATACCGGCTCGCCCATGGTGGTGGTCAACCCCAAAAATGTAGAAGGGCTTCAACTTGGCAATACCCAACACAGCTATGCCTACAAGGGCCAGCCGGTGAAAGTGAACCATTTCAGCTGGGCCGGGATCGAGCGCGAAGGCATGGATGCCCTGGCAATGGACATCAGCCACCTGGAAAACGCCTCCCACCGCAAGATTCTGGGCGTTATCGGATATGATGTGCTGAACAAGTACGAAGTGATGTTCGATTGCCGCAATCAGGTGCTTCTTTTATATGAACCAAGCAACAGCTGGATTCACCAAAGAGAAGCCCCGCTTTTCAGTTTTCGCTTCCAGATGCGCGGCCAACTGCCGGTGATCAAAGCCCGGATCGGCGGCAAAAAGGTTCACCTCGGCCTGGATACCGGCGGCACCACCAACCTGCTGTCGGAAAAACTGATGGAGCAACTGCCCTCCTCTTCCATCGGAAAGGTCAAGCAGGAGAAAATACTTGGAGTGGCCAACATTCCAGAGTATAAAAAATCGGCGCTGATCGATGGCATAGAGGTTGACGGCAAAGCCATGCCGGTTTCTCATTTTCTTTTCACCGACCTTTCTCACCTGAAAAGCCTCCACATCGAAGGCCTCCTGGCCATGCCTTTTCTGAGCAAATTCAGGTTTGCCATCAACTACAAGAAAAAACGGGTGTATGTATGGAGCCACGGCGAAGAGATCATTTACCGGGCCATTTGA
- a CDS encoding carboxypeptidase-like regulatory domain-containing protein — translation MKNFKQFFFALLPIVAVMAFSACKDDNPPTPTQDDIIEVCGTVTDQDGNALAGATVSSGTANATTDADGKYCINVNKAGALTFSLADYESQTEFVNSQTSINTSLVSSASEETTYIESTVEKECDDGATVDVIQVGVTDRGKGTGTMTWTNGKVWILEGLVFVNDGQVLTIEPGTIIKGGTGQGEKATALVVAQGGRLIAEGTADMPIVFTSEADAIARDAEGNLCLGSSLASSVRGLWGGVILLGKATLNAATETRAIEGIPSTEPRGTYGGTDDADNSGSLKYISIRHGGTDIGAGNEINGLTMGAVGSGTTIDYIEVFANKDDGYEWFGGTVNTKHLVSAYCGDDAFDYDEGWSGKNQFWLAYQEGAGDRGGEHDGGPSDCETCEPFALPVMYNASFRGQGSTAGKRALTFRDNAGGEYHNSIFWSYGRGVDIEVRASIDDSYTQFQNGNLKFTNNILFDIAGNYFTIGNEDSGDVSAEQAALDAYFNDAANNLQVVDPQLGSDLAPMAGGPAAQAGATPPNDGFFEEVSYHGAFAPGVATWISGWTAISKELN, via the coding sequence ATGAAGAATTTCAAACAATTTTTTTTCGCTCTGCTGCCGATAGTTGCTGTTATGGCATTTTCGGCTTGCAAGGATGACAATCCGCCGACTCCCACTCAGGATGATATCATCGAGGTTTGCGGAACGGTTACGGACCAGGATGGAAATGCTCTGGCAGGCGCCACGGTATCTTCCGGGACGGCAAACGCCACCACCGATGCTGATGGCAAATACTGTATCAATGTGAACAAAGCTGGCGCTTTGACTTTTTCACTGGCTGACTATGAATCACAAACCGAATTTGTGAATAGCCAAACCTCGATCAATACTTCTTTAGTTAGTTCTGCTTCAGAAGAGACAACTTATATAGAGTCTACGGTCGAAAAGGAGTGTGATGATGGTGCAACTGTAGATGTGATTCAGGTTGGCGTAACGGACCGGGGCAAAGGCACCGGCACCATGACGTGGACCAATGGCAAGGTTTGGATTCTGGAAGGCCTGGTGTTCGTCAATGACGGCCAGGTGCTGACCATCGAGCCAGGCACTATCATTAAAGGAGGAACCGGCCAAGGCGAAAAGGCAACTGCACTGGTAGTCGCTCAGGGCGGCCGGCTGATCGCCGAAGGTACGGCTGACATGCCGATCGTTTTCACCTCTGAAGCCGACGCTATCGCTCGCGATGCCGAAGGTAACCTTTGCTTGGGTTCTTCTCTGGCTTCCAGCGTTCGCGGCCTTTGGGGCGGCGTGATCCTGCTGGGCAAAGCTACGCTCAATGCGGCGACGGAAACCCGTGCTATCGAAGGCATTCCTTCTACTGAACCTCGCGGCACTTACGGCGGGACCGACGACGCCGACAATTCCGGTTCTTTGAAATACATTTCCATCCGCCACGGCGGTACTGATATCGGAGCGGGCAACGAAATCAACGGCCTGACCATGGGCGCTGTCGGTAGCGGCACTACGATCGACTATATCGAAGTGTTCGCCAACAAAGACGACGGCTACGAATGGTTCGGCGGTACGGTCAACACCAAGCACCTGGTATCTGCTTACTGCGGCGACGACGCATTCGACTACGATGAAGGCTGGAGTGGCAAAAACCAGTTCTGGCTGGCGTATCAGGAAGGAGCCGGCGACCGCGGCGGCGAACACGATGGTGGCCCGTCGGACTGCGAAACCTGCGAGCCTTTCGCTCTGCCGGTCATGTACAACGCTTCTTTCCGGGGCCAGGGGTCTACTGCAGGCAAGCGCGCCCTGACTTTCCGTGACAACGCCGGCGGCGAATACCACAATTCTATATTCTGGAGCTATGGCCGTGGGGTAGACATCGAGGTCCGTGCCTCTATTGATGACTCCTACACCCAGTTCCAGAATGGCAACCTGAAGTTTACAAATAACATCCTGTTTGACATTGCCGGCAACTATTTTACGATCGGCAACGAAGACAGTGGCGATGTTTCCGCCGAGCAGGCTGCCCTGGATGCTTATTTCAACGATGCCGCCAACAACCTTCAGGTGGTTGACCCGCAACTGGGCTCTGACCTGGCTCCAATGGCCGGCGGCCCGGCTGCTCAGGCAGGCGCTACTCCGCCCAATGACGGCTTCTTCGAGGAAGTGTCGTACCACGGAGCATTCGCTCCTGGTGTTGCCACCTGGATCAGCGGCTGGACGGCAATAAGCAAAGAACTGAACTAA
- a CDS encoding discoidin domain-containing protein, which produces MATFRYHFLLLNALLLPFISHSQCFDQNISQGKPVMVSSTLSGSPSSIVDGNVGTQWVSERSDPQWAYVDLGIVHNICALTLQWDETFFASGFEIQTSDNAEDWETRQAFVDNAFPEFLLDELDWNGRYVRIYAQQRANINEGFILREFTLYGGIEAPYQVLSFPPLPDRLSTDEPFELQASATSGLPVSFSIASGPASVAGNLLTLTGEGGTVVVRAIQEGNGDYFATEPIERSFEAINPAGVFPEAIITSPGTAYPVAMPQLGQIALGARGRIAYPQWFSIESVEMELDGQPVQAAAGADGHIFAYWTPENYGMHTLTAKVTASNGNASETAIAFEVAANAGDVALRTFDRDEIIAFVNSSVASHYQMPSNLGAFSKITATLNISCPGIGCDAWDRLAHVEVRTPEGEWVEFIRYITPYGIECEHIVDVTDYAALLQGNPEMRVRIGTFQRGWAVTLDLDYEAGAAPFRYSKVERLWYGYHAFGDPANRQPADTFLVNILPEVQAAKLHLVGTGHGWGENNSLNAAEFYNATHHILVNGQETFEHHNWTQCDPNPDGCSPQNGTWQFNRAGWCPGAISPFFEYDMSPYIGQGQQELFYRMYPNYVDLCHPNNPNCVSGATCPNCNDGFNPHLVLATNLITFSNQPIGQNVLTATREKRFEPEVSEGFALYPNPTDGRFTVEQKAWYRNVRLRLFSPSGQLVYDSGGHSGWPGLLLPVDLSGKPAGLYHLAITTEAGTAVKRVVVR; this is translated from the coding sequence ATGGCAACCTTTCGCTACCACTTCCTCTTACTGAATGCACTTCTGCTCCCTTTTATTTCCCACAGCCAGTGCTTCGACCAGAATATCTCCCAGGGAAAGCCCGTAATGGTATCTTCCACTTTATCGGGCTCGCCCTCCAGTATTGTAGACGGAAACGTCGGCACCCAGTGGGTCAGCGAGAGGTCAGACCCGCAGTGGGCCTACGTCGACCTGGGCATCGTCCACAACATCTGTGCGCTCACCCTCCAGTGGGATGAAACCTTTTTTGCTTCCGGATTTGAGATTCAGACTTCCGATAACGCGGAGGACTGGGAAACCCGGCAGGCCTTTGTTGATAATGCCTTTCCCGAATTCCTGCTGGATGAACTCGACTGGAACGGCCGCTATGTCCGAATCTACGCCCAACAACGCGCCAATATCAATGAGGGCTTTATCCTTAGAGAATTCACCCTCTACGGGGGCATTGAAGCGCCTTACCAGGTATTGTCCTTTCCTCCCCTGCCCGACCGGCTTTCCACCGACGAGCCGTTTGAGTTGCAGGCCAGCGCCACTTCCGGCCTGCCGGTTTCGTTTTCCATTGCCTCCGGCCCGGCGTCGGTAGCCGGCAACCTGCTTACCCTTACCGGCGAAGGAGGTACTGTGGTGGTTCGCGCCATACAGGAGGGCAACGGCGATTACTTCGCCACCGAGCCCATCGAACGCTCGTTTGAGGCCATCAACCCGGCCGGCGTTTTTCCGGAAGCCATCATCACCAGCCCCGGCACCGCCTACCCGGTAGCGATGCCGCAGCTGGGGCAGATTGCCCTGGGCGCCAGAGGGCGGATCGCCTATCCCCAGTGGTTCTCTATCGAATCGGTGGAAATGGAGCTGGACGGGCAGCCTGTTCAGGCCGCAGCAGGCGCCGACGGCCACATCTTTGCCTACTGGACGCCGGAAAACTACGGCATGCATACGTTAACTGCCAAGGTAACGGCCAGCAACGGAAATGCCAGCGAGACGGCCATTGCTTTTGAGGTGGCCGCCAATGCCGGCGATGTTGCGCTGCGCACTTTTGACCGCGATGAAATCATTGCTTTCGTCAATTCTTCCGTTGCCAGCCACTACCAAATGCCCAGCAACCTGGGCGCCTTCAGCAAAATTACAGCTACCCTGAACATCAGTTGCCCCGGCATCGGCTGCGATGCCTGGGACCGCCTGGCGCACGTCGAGGTGCGCACTCCAGAGGGAGAATGGGTGGAGTTCATTCGCTACATCACGCCGTATGGGATCGAGTGCGAGCATATCGTCGACGTGACGGATTACGCTGCGCTGCTCCAGGGCAACCCCGAGATGCGGGTGCGCATCGGCACCTTCCAGCGAGGCTGGGCCGTGACGCTGGATCTTGACTACGAGGCCGGCGCAGCGCCTTTTCGATACAGCAAGGTAGAACGGCTCTGGTATGGCTACCACGCCTTCGGCGACCCGGCCAACCGCCAGCCGGCCGATACTTTTCTGGTGAATATCCTGCCGGAAGTGCAGGCCGCCAAACTGCACCTGGTGGGCACCGGCCATGGCTGGGGCGAGAACAACAGCCTCAACGCCGCCGAATTCTACAATGCCACCCACCACATTCTCGTCAACGGCCAGGAAACCTTCGAGCACCACAACTGGACGCAGTGCGACCCCAACCCGGACGGCTGCTCGCCCCAGAACGGCACCTGGCAGTTCAACCGGGCCGGCTGGTGCCCCGGCGCCATCTCCCCGTTCTTCGAATACGATATGTCGCCCTATATCGGGCAAGGGCAGCAGGAGCTCTTCTACCGCATGTACCCAAACTATGTAGACCTCTGCCACCCCAACAACCCCAATTGCGTCAGCGGCGCCACCTGCCCCAACTGCAACGACGGCTTCAACCCCCATCTGGTACTGGCAACCAACCTGATCACCTTTAGCAACCAGCCCATTGGCCAGAACGTGCTGACCGCTACCCGCGAAAAGCGATTTGAGCCTGAGGTGAGCGAAGGCTTTGCCCTTTATCCCAACCCTACGGACGGCCGCTTTACTGTAGAACAAAAAGCCTGGTACAGAAATGTCCGCCTGCGCCTGTTCAGCCCTTCCGGGCAGCTCGTCTATGATTCCGGAGGCCATTCCGGCTGGCCTGGGTTGCTCTTGCCCGTCGACCTTTCCGGCAAACCGGCGGGGCTGTACCACCTGGCCATTACTACTGAAGCAGGTACAGCGGTGAAGCGGGTGGTGGTTAGATAA
- a CDS encoding TonB-dependent receptor: MKNVLTFLLVVLATSAFGQSGIIRGKVIEAATGWEVIGATVQVEGAATGTVTDLDGTFSLKSDPGVYSVLITYVGYAAQKISEVEVTAGNVTVIGDISMEEEAVTTETVVISARKIQTSETAMQTLQRKSIKTLDAISSQAFSLRGDNDAASAVRRVPGVSVQEGKYVYIRGLGDRYSKTTLNGANIPGLDPDRNTVQMDLFPTNLLDNIVVYKNFTPDLPGDFTGGLVDVATKDFPEDFTMAASLGFGYNSQVTFNDNFLTYQGGNTDWLGYDDGTRDFPAQLGTMPTFGDALSNQAAAKELNAATLSLNNELAPGTEAPMPNHNFSFSVGNQKSLFGKPVGFIGSLTYRREFSGYEDGFTGRYTFAQVGADILTTQRELADRRFSDYVILGGMLNGSIKLNSFNKIGLNILRNQSGQTDTRFQEGRVSGGASDGLYQERTLAYQQRELTSFQLRGDHAVGESQKFKIDWISSYTLSGMKQPDLRFVNNFFEAPDRYIIDPAEDIPPTRFRRTMDEVTFDNNLHLQYNFTNWTGKKGNIKTGGAYMFRTREFRENTFRYENFESGNVEDFLNYVTPDNAFSLENPGGVYISDYTEGRNQYDSDVSVLGAYAMTELPLTANLKTILGVRAEQTTLNFTSFSEVNPINDVALLDEWNYLPSAGLIFEVVPDKMNLRASYSRTVARPTFREIASIAIFDEIRNVIVLGNEDLMITEVDNADFRWEYFFERGEMISFSLFYKNFSNPIELTINPQTGGGTPEFQYRNVDQAILYGAEFEARKDLSFIGLPSFSIGTNLAYINSEVDIPATELEVIRKFDPNADSFRPLFGQSPYIANAFLNFLPESGKTKASLNFNVQGERLFLVSVGGTPDVYEQPFPSLNFRFTQEVASNVNVTLGVGNILDPEFKRTHQFNGQEYLFRNYRNGRTISLSLSYKVQNY; the protein is encoded by the coding sequence ATGAAAAATGTATTGACGTTCCTTCTTGTTGTATTAGCGACATCGGCTTTCGGCCAGTCGGGAATTATTAGGGGCAAAGTGATCGAAGCCGCCACCGGTTGGGAAGTGATTGGCGCCACCGTTCAGGTCGAAGGCGCTGCCACCGGCACGGTAACGGACCTCGACGGCACCTTCTCCCTCAAGTCTGACCCCGGCGTATATTCAGTACTGATCACCTATGTGGGATATGCCGCCCAGAAGATCAGCGAGGTGGAAGTGACCGCCGGCAATGTGACCGTCATTGGCGACATCTCCATGGAGGAGGAAGCCGTAACCACCGAAACCGTGGTGATCTCCGCCCGAAAAATCCAAACCAGCGAAACAGCGATGCAGACCCTGCAGCGCAAAAGCATCAAAACGCTGGACGCCATCTCCAGCCAGGCCTTCAGCCTGCGCGGCGACAATGACGCCGCTTCGGCAGTGCGCCGGGTTCCCGGCGTTTCCGTACAAGAAGGCAAATACGTCTACATCCGAGGCCTGGGCGACCGCTACAGCAAGACTACGCTGAACGGGGCTAACATTCCCGGCCTGGACCCCGACCGCAATACCGTTCAGATGGACCTGTTCCCCACCAACCTGCTGGACAATATCGTGGTTTACAAAAATTTCACCCCAGACCTCCCCGGCGACTTCACCGGCGGGCTGGTCGATGTGGCCACCAAAGATTTTCCCGAAGATTTCACCATGGCCGCCAGCCTGGGCTTCGGTTACAACTCCCAGGTAACCTTCAATGATAATTTCCTCACCTATCAGGGTGGGAATACCGACTGGCTCGGCTATGACGACGGAACCCGCGATTTCCCGGCTCAACTGGGCACCATGCCCACCTTCGGCGACGCCTTGTCCAACCAGGCAGCCGCCAAAGAACTGAACGCCGCTACGCTCTCTCTGAACAATGAACTGGCGCCGGGCACCGAAGCGCCCATGCCCAACCACAACTTCTCCTTTTCTGTCGGCAATCAAAAAAGCCTTTTCGGCAAGCCGGTTGGTTTCATCGGCAGCCTGACCTACCGCCGCGAGTTCTCCGGTTATGAGGATGGGTTTACCGGCCGCTATACCTTTGCCCAGGTTGGCGCCGATATCCTGACCACCCAGCGGGAACTGGCAGACCGGCGTTTCTCCGATTACGTCATTTTGGGCGGAATGCTCAACGGATCCATCAAACTGAACAGTTTCAATAAGATCGGCCTGAACATCCTGCGCAACCAGTCCGGCCAGACGGATACCCGCTTCCAGGAAGGGCGCGTCTCCGGCGGCGCCTCCGACGGATTGTACCAGGAACGCACCCTGGCTTACCAGCAGCGGGAACTGACCTCTTTCCAGTTGCGGGGCGACCATGCGGTTGGAGAATCCCAGAAATTTAAGATCGACTGGATTTCTTCCTATACCCTTTCCGGAATGAAGCAGCCGGACCTGCGCTTCGTCAACAACTTCTTCGAAGCCCCGGACCGCTACATCATCGACCCCGCCGAAGATATTCCGCCGACCCGCTTCCGCCGCACCATGGATGAAGTAACCTTTGACAACAACCTGCACCTGCAGTACAACTTCACCAACTGGACCGGCAAGAAAGGAAACATCAAAACGGGCGGGGCCTACATGTTCCGCACGCGGGAATTCCGGGAGAACACCTTCCGCTACGAAAACTTCGAATCCGGGAATGTCGAAGACTTCCTGAATTACGTGACTCCGGACAACGCATTCAGCCTGGAGAATCCGGGCGGCGTTTATATTTCAGACTATACGGAAGGACGCAACCAATACGACTCCGACGTGAGCGTTCTCGGAGCCTATGCCATGACCGAGCTGCCGCTGACCGCCAACCTGAAAACCATCCTCGGTGTCCGGGCGGAGCAGACCACCCTGAACTTCACCAGCTTCAGCGAGGTGAATCCCATCAACGACGTAGCCCTGCTGGATGAATGGAATTACCTGCCCTCCGCCGGCCTGATCTTCGAAGTAGTGCCCGACAAAATGAACCTGCGGGCTTCCTACAGCCGCACTGTGGCCCGGCCGACTTTCCGGGAGATTGCCAGCATTGCCATCTTCGACGAAATCCGCAACGTGATTGTGCTGGGCAATGAAGACCTGATGATCACCGAGGTGGACAATGCCGATTTCCGCTGGGAATACTTCTTCGAGCGGGGAGAAATGATCTCCTTCTCCTTGTTCTACAAGAACTTCAGCAATCCGATCGAACTGACGATCAACCCGCAGACCGGCGGAGGCACACCGGAATTCCAGTACCGCAACGTCGACCAGGCCATCCTCTACGGCGCCGAGTTCGAAGCCCGCAAAGACCTGAGCTTCATCGGCCTGCCCAGTTTCAGCATCGGGACCAACCTGGCTTATATAAATTCCGAAGTGGACATTCCGGCGACGGAACTGGAAGTCATCCGCAAATTTGACCCGAACGCCGACTCTTTCCGCCCGCTGTTCGGCCAGTCGCCTTACATCGCCAATGCCTTCCTCAACTTCCTGCCTGAGTCGGGCAAGACGAAGGCCAGCCTCAACTTCAACGTACAGGGAGAGCGCCTTTTCCTCGTCTCGGTAGGCGGCACGCCAGACGTTTACGAGCAGCCGTTCCCTTCCCTCAATTTCCGTTTCACGCAGGAAGTGGCCAGCAATGTCAACGTCACCCTTGGCGTAGGCAACATCCTGGACCCGGAATTCAAGCGCACCCATCAGTTTAACGGGCAGGAATATTTATTCCGCAATTATCGCAACGGGCGAACCATTTCGCTGAGCCTCTCGTATAAGGTTCAAAACTACTAG